TGATCGAAGTCAAGGTTCTTATCTAAAGGCGAATTAAGCTCTCCTAATCGTTCTAGGACCTCTGGAACGTTCGATATAAACTTTGAGAGCTGGAATCCTCCGGCTGCGTGTATTCGTTTGACCTCTTCTGACAGCCGAACGGCTTCTTCGACGGTATCGACACTTACCAGCCAGTCGTCCATGTAGGTGTTGTCCACTATAGACTTCGAGGCTTCAGGGAATTCTGAGGCGTGGGCGAgagcgtttttatttttaatgaagagGGCGCTACAAGGTGAGCACGACGCACCGAAAGTGGCGACATCCATCACGTACGTTCCGATAGGTTCTTCAGGGCTTTTTCTCCATAAGAAACGTTGGAAATGTTTATCTTCATCCCGAATTCTTATCTGGTGAAACATTTCGGTGAGATCAGCACAAACTGCGATGTTTCGTTGTCTGAATCTCAAAAGAACCCCCATTAGTGAAATTAATAGATCGGGTCCCTTCAATAAAAGGTCGTTGAGACTTGTACCTCCAGTTCGTGCCGCAGCGTCCCATATCAACCGTATTTTGTTGGGTTTTTTCGTGTTAGTCACTACTCCAAGGGGCAGATACCAGGTTTTTTTGGGATCTGTTTTATTAAATTCAGCTTGTGTGAGTCGATGAGCGTACTTTTTTCGTTCATAGACGTCTAAAAGATCCTGGACTTTAAGCGCTAAGTCGGGTAATCCAGCTAGACGTTTCTCCAGACTAATGAGACGTTTCAGGGCCGTAGGGAAGCTATTAGGTAGATTTATAGGACGATCTTCTCTCCACAGGAGTCCCGTTTCGTATCTACCATCAATGAATTTGGTAGTTTCTTCTAGTATTTGTCTTGCCCTTTTATCAGTTTCTGAATCTAGGTTTACTGGTGGGATGGCTTCCTCGgtttgaaaaaactgtttcaTGACATCGTGCAGTCGAATGTTATTGAAGCTGATGTGTGAGTTTAGACTCTCTGTAATGTCATTACACTTATTTCCTTTTCCGAAGGTACACCAGCCCAGTCGTGTCTTGATAGCGACGGGTTCATGATCACCGCCCTCACGAGTTTCCAGAGAAGTCAGTAGTTTGGCGTGCTCTATGCCGATAATCATTTTTGGGCGCGCATCGTGATAGCTTTGTATGGGAAGTCCTCTCAAGTAAGGAAAAGATTCACACAGTACTTTATAATTCAAAGATTGGCTAGGGAGATCAAGTCTTTCAACGGTTCTAACGTCATCTATTTTAAACCGATTAGTGGACCCAATTCCCGAAATTTGTACACTGATTCGGTGTGAGTCCTTTTCTTGTCGACCTATTTTCGCTGTCCAGAAAAGCGTCAAAATATCTGGGGTACCCGTTACTCCGAGCTGCGTTGCTATATCGGACTCCAAAAGAGTTGTGGAGGAGCCATCATCCAAGAACGCGAATATCTCTATGAACTTGTCGTTGGCGGAAAGTGTTACTGGTAAGTATCGAAagaatgaaaatgatttttcgtaGTGGTGGTTATGATGTGCTGTTGATACAGAGGTGTCCATTTGTGCCGTGGGGTCTCTATCAATCGTTCCGGATTCTCCAAAGTTGTGTAGCAGCCCGTGGTGGCGTTGCCTGCACCCATCAACTCCACAGATTCGGTTTGACCGGCAGGGCCATCTTTTATGGGGTACTAAGCAGGTCCAGCAGAGATTTAGAGTGCGAATAGTTTTCCAGCGTCCGTCGAGATTCagccttttaaaattttcgcatTGTGCAATGTAATGGTCGTGTCCCTTGCAAAAGTTACAACTTCCTCTCGGATTATAAGTCAGCGATTCTCGATCATCCTCCGCTTGATAATGAGCGTTTAAGCGTTCTCGTGGCTTAAAGCGTTGACTTTTCTGTTGCGCTACTGCTCCTACTTTCACTGTCAAATCCAAAGCAATGTCTACCAGGTTGGTCATAAACTGATTAAAAGTTTCAAGATCTACTTCCACGGGATTCCAGGGGAATTTGAACGTTCCCCACTGCATTTGCATCTGTACAGGTAGTTTGTTGATAATTTCTTGGAGAAGCgaaggattttttaaatgatcgcGTTGATCGGAGATTTTTATATGATCCACCAGGTTCTGTACGGCCGTACCAAAGAAGATTATGGAATCCAGATCATCTTCCCTCGGAGGGGGGACGCTGCGCATTCTATTTATGAGCGAGTTGATTAACAGGACGGGTCTACCATAGATCTTGTTGAGCTTTTCTATGACGATCGGAACGGATTCTGGGATATATAGACGACTTCTAACCGATTCGAGAGCCTGTCCCGAAAGTGCCCTTTGTAGGCGCGAGAGATTCTCTGCGTGACTGTATCCGCAATACTTCGTTGAGTTTTGGAAGGCAGCATAGAATAACGGCCATTCTTCAGGGTTACCGGAAAATACGGGTAGTTCTTTAATAATAACCTGCCTGGCAGCGAGTTGGGAAGTTGTCGGTTCCGCCCGTTCAGTTGCAGCGCTTACGGGATTTACATAGGGAAGAGTATCCGGAGCTGACAGATTTCCTTGTTGAACACCGGGAATTTGGTCACCAGAAAACGTACAGGTGTTAATCGCTGTTGTCAAGgaattgatttgttgatttagCGAAGTGGATGCTGGTGGATTTTGTTGAAGCACAGTTCCTCCGTTCTGGTTCAAAGGGACAAGCGGCTCTTTGTCGGGTATTTTCCTGTTGGCGACAGATTTTAATGTCGTTGGGATCGCTCGATGGATCGTTTCTGCGTTTTTGTCTTTCGGTGTAGAGGATTCCCTAGGGGGGGCATTTTGAAGAGTTGTATCGCTGTCACTGGGTTTTCCCGTAACAGGGGTTTTTGCTGTTCCGTCATCCGCCAGCCAGTTTAGCAATCTTTCTCGAACCTTTGTGGAACTGACGTCGCTCCTTCTGCTGGAGGGTCCAGCCTcttcttcttccatttttttcaggATTTCGTATTTCTTTTTGATGtaatcttcttcttcttgtaTCTTTTGTAACTTCAGTTCGTGCTCTTTTTCCAGTTTCTCAAGCTTCATCCGGTAAAACTCAGAGTTCTTGCTGCCCCGACTAACAATAGATCCATTTCGCCTACTGGAGGGCTTAGTCGTTTTATCCTCCGTTGTCGTTAAGCAATTGCTACACTTCCAGCTTCGATCTGGCTCCGAAATGGAGTCGCTTACTCCCGCACATTCGTAGTGCTCCCAAGCATCACATGAATCGCAGCACACCATATTACTATCATCTTTGCGGGTACATTTCGCACAACTTTTAGTAGTTTTGGACTCATCTGTGTTTATATTGGCCATGGTAACTGTTCTTCTTAATTTCCCCAACTTCGGgtcttaaattttcttaaagtttGTGGCGGTAGAGAATTCGTATAACACTCTTCTTTAGCAGTTCAGTTCAGTACAGCTTTAAGCTAGAATTTATTGAATAGTTAATATAGGAATCGAATAGTTTAGGCATACCTTCTTACAAAATTTAGTGTTAATCCTTTTCTATGAATTCTCTAGCTTGTCACAAGTTAACCTCAAACTCTTTCCTGTAAATTAGTATGCAGGTGGAAAATGATTAATATCGATCTCAAgtttaaattcaactttaaattcCTCACCTTATCCACTTTTCGTGTACAAACTAAGATATGATATACTGTGGGTAACAATTTAAATGATCTTCGAAATAATCTGATTCGCAACTCTATCCGAGAACACGCTATCTACCTTCAAGAGTACTACTTAGATGACACTATCCTGTTTACTTCGTATGACGTATTTCCGACCGAGGGAATGGACGGTACTCTCACTCGTTCGTCACGGGTTACCGCAACAATTCCATTTTTCTGTTCTTGGCCTCCAGAACAGTGTTCACTAGGAAGTTCACACAGGACTGGGCAGAGCAGAAGTTCCTGAAACCGAATGAGTTTGCTGGCAAGATGTTGTTGACTTGACAGATGTTCGCTAGTCTGTCCTTAATGACCGAGTTGATGAGTTTCAAGTTGATATTCATCAGGCTGATTGGGCGTTTGGAAGAGGGCCCCGTGAGCTGTCCTTTTTTGGGAATTGGTTTTATTTCTGTGATCCTCCACCGGGGGGGAATCTGACCCGAGACAAAGACGCTACTAAGCATCTCACAGACTTTCAATTGCATGTCCAGGTTGAGGCCTTTGAGAATTGCGTAGGACATCTTGTCTTCCCCTGGGGCGgagtggttttttttctttttaagggCGTCTAGCAGTTCCCGAGCCTTGAGAGGGTGTTCGAATTCCTCAAGTGCCTTGTCCGTGATTATGGTCGGGCAAACTATCCGTCTTCTTTCGTCCCTAAAGTAATGATTTATGAAATCGGTCCCTTCCTGCGACGTGAGTTTTTTAGCTGAGTCACGTCCTCCTGATATCGAAACATCGATGCCCTTGGCAATGTTCCAAACATGTTTAGCGGGGGTATCCTCGTCTATTTTGCTGATAAGCTCGGCGATGTATGAACGCTTCTCCTTTCTGAACTCCTTCTTGAAGACTCCTCTTTTCCGTTTGAGCTCGATGTAGTCTGTCTTCGACCGGCTTTTGTTGTAAGCTCGTAGGGCTTCCCTTTTCTCGTCGTAGAGTTCGCTGATCTTGGGTGTCCACCATTTTTTAAGGTAGTTACATTTTTTCTTCCTGACCTTGTACGATGCGGCGTTTATATACTCTTCAAAGATGGCTTGCATCTCTTCTGGGTCGTAAATGAATTGTGGCCGGATTCCATTCAGTTTTTCGATAACTTTTTGTTGGTTGACTTTGGTGGTTTCACTGTCGAAGATCTGCGCGTCACTGGAGATTTTGACCTGTATTGGTGCGTGTATGCTCTCGAAGTCTTCCTCCAGCACTTTCCAGGTGGCCTTTCGTGCTAATCCCGGGGTGACCAAGGAGATATCAATTGTGGATTGGCGATTTCCAGGGGAGCTAATTAGTGTGGGAGACCCATCGTTGAGGAGTATGAATCTGGAATCTTCGATCAGCTCTTCCAACAGTCTGCCCCTGTAGCAGCTGTCGAATTCTGGGCTCCATGCCTCGTGGTGCGCATTGAGATCCCCCCCTATGATGATTTCCCCAGAGATCCTGTCCAGCCAGTGGAAGAATAATTTCAAGTCTTCCACGGCGTTTTTCTTCTGCTGACTGATACTGAGAGTCCAATCTCCCCTATCTGGGGGGAGATAGGCGGTTATAAATGTTATCGATTCAGCTCCCTTGATAATTTTAACTGCAGTTGCCTCTAAAAAGGTGAAATCCGGAGTCTCGACTTGCTGCTGTGTCAGCTCTTTGGCAGCAAGAATGCCTACTCCTCCGTACCCGTTCAATCTTCTCTTAGAAGTTAGATTGAATCCCTTGAGTTGGAAGCTTTCCCCTTCGCGCAGCCAGATTTCTTGCAGCAAGCAGATTTTGGAGTCGGATGTTGTTATTAGTTTTAATAGTTCTTCTCGTTTGACACTCGGTCGGACTgattgaacgtttaattgtaGAATTGAGATGTTGTTAAGCATTTTGGATGTCGGTGATTATTCTGGATGGTTCATAATGTTGACTTGTTGCTTCACTGTTGATGATGTCGTTCAGCCTTCCGTATGTGAACAAGAGAATCTGGTCCACATCTGTATCCTTATCGAGAGCATTCAGCTTCAGGGTGATCTGGTCCTTCAAAGCTATGAGTGGTCTCAACCAGATCCTTTCTCTCAAGCTTCTGATGAGTTCTCTTCGTATTGAAGAGACTACTTGCTCTACGAAGTTTGTATTGAAGACGAAGGTATCAGCTGCGCTCCTAAAACTGTCGTTTCTTTCCTCCTGGCTGTCTGCCCCTCTGCTCCGCGAGGAGCTAGAGCGGTGTCTCTCGATCCGTGTTCTTGTAGACCCTTGTGTTGCTTTTTCATTTCCCTCCAGTGACGGGAACTCATCTTCATTTTCTAATTCCAGTCCTTCGAAGCGGTTGCTTAGGATTGGAAATTGAGTGGCTGCTTCTTTGTATGATATACCATTTTTCCTCATTGCACTGGTTATCATAATTCTTCGTCGTCGTTCCAGGCATGTGGGTTCTTCAGGTTTATGATTCCCCTTGCAATTAGGACAGAAAGGAGGTTTGGTGCAGCTATCTCCTTTGTGTACCCTGGCACACACCGAGCATCTTTGGACCCCTGAGCAGAACTTAGTTTTGTGCCCAAAGCGCCAGCACTTGGAGCACTGCTTGACCGGGAAAACATATAACTCGGCTCTGAAGGAACAGCCGTAAAGCTTGATTTTGTTTGGAACCTTCTCGCCTTTCACGATGACCTTTATATTTGTTGTTGGCAGCAAGTCTACGCCGTCTCCTTTCCTCATAATTCGTTCGACCTTTTTAATTTGCTGTTCACATTCCATATTTTCAGACAGTTCCTTGTCTGAGTATTCCGTTGGAATACCACGGACAAAGGCAATCGTATCTCGCGAAATATTGGGGGAGTAAATTTTTAGGTTATGATCCGAGAGCTTCAATTTTTTGAGTTCGGAAGTAGCTCCTGGAGAGTCCAATTCGAGCTTGAACCGATAGCGTCCAATCGCTTTGACTTCCGAGAAActcttgaattttaaatgatttagtAGTTTCCCTATCTCTAGGGGATGTTTGGAGGTTTGTCCAGCGTAATCTATAGGCTCCAAGATCACCGTCACGGCGTTTATTTCTTTGCTTCCGTCTGTGGGATTGTTCTGGGTCATCACAGGGGGATTAGCACTCCGTGTTTGCTTGGGGATTGCTCCGGATGATGTTTTGGCAGGGAACATTGTGTTGGCACTAGCTGAGGTCTTCTTGGCTGGCTGAGTTAAGCTTATTCCTTGCTTTGTGCCTAGCCTCTGGCTTCTTCTTGCTTCTGACCATTGCTCTCCAGCGCTGGCTGGTCTCATCATTTTGATTCTTCACCTTAGCTCTTTCCTCTTCTTTGACTTCTcttctttcactttttttatcttCCTTCACTTTCTTATCTTCTTGCACTATATTAACTTCTTTAACTTTCTTGTCTTCTTAAACTTTTTCATCTTCTTTCTCGCTTTCTTTTTAACTTATCTTCCTTTTCTTTCTTCACTGAGGccttattttctttttgaaatcttCTTTATATGCCCCTCGTTGGCGTTGGGTGCCCTCCCGAATCTCCCCAAATGGCAGAATATCACCCGCGATTCACTGCTCTTCGACGACCGAGACTTTGAACGAACCGGCAGCGTTGCTCGCGCGACACCTCTTTTACCGGAGCACCCACGACCCCACACTGGCACCCTTCTAAGGAAAAGGAAAATGGCGGGAGCCCGGCCCACACAAAAAACCCCGGAAAACTCGCGAAAAGCACTAAATTTCACGGCTATCGGCACCGGAGCCTGTCCTCGGGACTCAACGGAACTATTGCCCCACTTTTGGGCG
This sequence is a window from Uranotaenia lowii strain MFRU-FL chromosome 3, ASM2978415v1, whole genome shotgun sequence. Protein-coding genes within it:
- the LOC129753401 gene encoding uncharacterized protein LOC129753401, with product MANINTDESKTTKSCAKCTRKDDSNMVCCDSCDAWEHYECAGVSDSISEPDRSWKCSNCLTTTEDKTTKPSSRRNGSIVSRGSKNSEFYRMKLEKLEKEHELKLQKIQEEEDYIKKKYEILKKMEEEEAGPSSRRSDVSSTKVRERLLNWLADDGTAKTPVTGKPSDSDTTLQNAPPRESSTPKDKNAETIHRAIPTTLKSVANRKIPDKEPLVPLNQNGGTVLQQNPPASTSLNQQINSLTTAINTCTFSGDQIPGVQQGNLSAPDTLPYVNPVSAATERAEPTTSQLAARQVIIKELPVFSGNPEEWPLFYAAFQNSTKYCGYSHAENLSRLQRALSGQALESVRSRLYIPESVPIVIEKLNKIYGRPVLLINSLINRMRSVPPPREDDLDSIIFFGTAVQNLVDHIKISDQRDHLKNPSLLQEIINKLPVQMQMQWGTFKFPWNPVEVDLETFNQFMTNLVDIALDLTVKVGAVAQQKSQRFKPRERLNAHYQAEDDRESLTYNPRGSCNFCKGHDHYIAQCENFKRLNLDGRWKTIRTLNLCWTCLVPHKRWPCRSNRICGVDGCRQRHHGLLHNFGESGTIDRDPTAQMDTSVSTAHHNHHYEKSFSFFRYLPVTLSANDKFIEIFAFLDDGSSTTLLESDIATQLGVTGTPDILTLFWTAKIGRQEKDSHRISVQISGIGSTNRFKIDDVRTVERLDLPSQSLNYKVLCESFPYLRGLPIQSYHDARPKMIIGIEHAKLLTSLETREGGDHEPVAIKTRLGWCTFGKGNKCNDITESLNSHISFNNIRLHDVMKQFFQTEEAIPPVNLDSETDKRARQILEETTKFIDGRYETGLLWREDRPINLPNSFPTALKRLISLEKRLAGLPDLALKVQDLLDVYERKKYAHRLTQAEFNKTDPKKTWYLPLGVVTNTKKPNKIRLIWDAAARTGGTSLNDLLLKGPDLLISLMGVLLRFRQRNIAVCADLTEMFHQIRIRDEDKHFQRFLWRKSPEEPIGTYVMDVATFGASCSPCSALFIKNKNALAHASEFPEASKSIVDNTYMDDWLVSVDTVEEAVRLSEEVKRIHAAGGFQLSKFISNVPEVLERLGELNSPLDKNLDFDQAENMERVLGMIWIPSADMFTFSTIVKPCLQRIADCVDIPTKRQVLQVIMSVFDPLGLISHYIIHGKVLMQEIWRSGSDWDEQIPQNLLDSWKRWIGLLGHLHKVRVPRCIFYNTDSRINYKLQLHTFVDASEAAYSCVVYIRLENKNDCKCRLISAKTKVAPLKPLSIPRLELQAAALGARHLQTVATSMTLPIEKRVFWSDSATVLAWIRSDSRRFHQFVTFRVGEILSSTNVEEWRHVPSALNVADEATKWNNEPSFDPDSRWYRGPTFLLELEEQWPRASGKSFTTEDELRAVHVHVHNTDPLIDTTRFSTFNRMLRTTSYIVRGADSFRHRLPPGTVEKILQRDEIQKAERVLWKQAQADVFFAEIDLLNRGKPIPASSHIYKLNPFTDEHSIIRVGSRLNLAPISYDAKFPVLLPKENRITHLLILHFHVKFLHANRETVLNEMRQQYYIPNMRSIIRRIANACLYCKVKRASPKPPIMAPLPRVRLTPHIRPFSYIGVDYFGPIQVKVGRSLAKRWVCLFTCLTIRAIHLEVVYTLSTQSCIMAFRRFIARRGAPQEVYSDNGTCFKGASRELAEERKQRTLIDEACASTFTNASTAWYFNPPATPHMGGAWERMVKSVKLALQVLSEHVRHPNDEAFETILLEAESIVNSRPLTYVPLECDEQEALTPNHFLLCWSKEVQQPPSELNNYRNSLRDSWSLTRHLVDGFWRRWIVEYLPMLTRRTKWFEPMKPLGRGDLVLVINENVRNGYERGRIEKVVLGADGQVRRAWVKTSSGTSLKAATRLAVLDVLGVPSGKGVLHGQGDVAVTRDERVRVPSIPSVGNTSYEVNRIVSSK